One region of Pseudomonas glycinae genomic DNA includes:
- a CDS encoding MarC family protein — protein sequence MLHVLFSVYLKMLVLYSPFFVLSCFISLTRGYSRKEQRRLAWKVAIATLVSSVLLYLFGRVIFDVFGITVDAFRIGAGSVLFISALGMAQGKSAVQADNVQQDVTIVPLTIPLTVGPGTIGALLVMGVSQPHWDDKLTAIMSIALASFTVGVVLYLSNRIERILGDQGLQIVSRLMGLFVCALAAQIIFTGVKGYLVP from the coding sequence ATGCTCCACGTGTTATTCAGTGTTTACCTGAAGATGCTGGTGCTCTACAGCCCGTTCTTCGTGTTGTCCTGCTTCATCAGCCTGACCCGTGGTTATTCACGCAAGGAACAACGCCGCCTGGCCTGGAAGGTGGCGATCGCCACCCTGGTCTCGAGCGTTTTGCTCTATCTGTTCGGGCGAGTGATTTTCGATGTGTTCGGCATCACGGTGGATGCCTTCCGTATCGGCGCCGGCAGTGTGCTGTTCATTTCGGCACTGGGCATGGCACAGGGCAAATCGGCGGTGCAGGCTGACAACGTCCAGCAGGACGTGACCATCGTGCCACTGACCATTCCCCTGACCGTCGGCCCCGGAACGATCGGTGCGCTATTGGTGATGGGCGTCAGCCAACCGCACTGGGACGATAAACTCACAGCCATCATGAGCATCGCTCTGGCCAGTTTTACCGTGGGTGTCGTGCTTTATCTGTCGAACCGCATCGAACGGATCCTGGGCGATCAAGGCTTGCAGATTGTCAGCCGCCTGATGGGACTGTTCGTCTGTGCGTTGGCCGCGCAGATCATTTTCACCGGGGTGAAAGGTTATCTGGTGCCGTGA
- a CDS encoding TcdA/TcdB pore-forming domain-containing protein: MDVESLIGLPSKTEFNHIKNAFAAYSASAEYAALEHYYQLATATNQPVEQQLPVKLFLETFESLTGRMKGPVSPVIERAHARIQNYASRLGATVSVFSGVARTVPKIMHFVWVGGSEVGHIQRDYMNIWRAVLGPENYQFNLWYDSDALLAFEMNRVILDSARAHAMESGADQVSKPSQMAQMIEDRARVLKLQMADYISQPQWAGRRDDARIQLMVSAYGKDRKVLEAFRQKCLDTHLAMAGDDLRVRDAGREFAGHFLQDVYQREIGLRGNFAAASDVVRLQAGFLEGGRYSDMDYLPPFVDKLGGVDISQFSEEAKVGVLQLLLNEDASLMPGRDRSRYKDRTDKIPAQDKEKLLAFAREKPGVSGIFIAPQDSPVPQDAIRLGTAKGLASNGEMNAHFLAQPRSGMTMAYMQAIRLNYDCLYEVERRLDAMGIAASDESRVISVIQNVVNEKQAEGRFPGSKNHFSSANLIEAIATYYQDGIRIGARGTVTLTGPGSAATGVTKYIEDKLLPDHVDDVRKHLKLLDSYNVYTEEEMISGWTVNDDPEQWLTKEHNKWKDGKLLSRYGANLTELLNEHHMTFKQGWPVIEGKPVFLTDVLQKLMNDLGDPFIKAMRDKLSGEINVGRRIDLGQDVRQQILAQPDSLIPPSHGEQAADNFNDFLTRLARGSLELDQLSPLQRAVIGGLFSASRVDVEGFSEAWQKVRAVARDTVDEGFFKRYNAIEKILYERSAPAFQAGFAQGATSGAESAGELKVRALAEPLTLYQWGQRIAQINGAARRDYQTKILKNAVQIREQFFKAGASSARQVPQDLLRLGTGDPGRRCYPLALLMAAALGLGDEAERALIGRIANASLDPADAESRTMFAALDDLSAVATTEIGHSNGALGLDVIVRNLEAKAGSAVYLLDTGKHALLVARVQVDGKPSYRFFDPNYAIYGFSRVDQLQRAIQGHLASDGDLAALYGLAGSTDSVFTVIELDTKAIADKVLPSKLLVNDLLKSERVTAGRTVSVWDEQASARMRSLSENVRMGEGLAQLDARHQAGEFEEATRRLRSDSQLGEQYLPLLETVRETSKSHYTLTMVDARHPQVSVEVSTVDSRFIKLARHIRRLANTLAGPARGPVETDGGSRLSFAFAIQAIINEMRSREYQRQGGQIPALTTALQVQAYVSYAQLSFGVVTDALQMVSLVRQVAASEQALAAGHASLSSRLLGRAASGVGLGFSAVNIGFDIHGLTVATTDEQRSRLATQLAFNGAALGLDIAALAVGGTVGSVAAVLSIPLLGIGIGAAAIASNLGQISDKARAVGRHLFLINEAYTEAGHRIEEGVLRFEPEAVITELDLRRGSVAFDSQKFFATIFQTVGLPSFDAREQERHRAINIREALRLPSTLRIDRQKQVNAVVLPCTPGCYYGYEYQLGSSGFSPDEDISERLKTYQRFWDYGDYSLPVAQDGSGLRTSYPNIIDGWKERLEFDERGEQRLQFFSTAPFPHVLYKLHPFNTPTAIRVRLDEHCRQLVVPQLPAEWKNLISYEITAHSGQVLLTLSPGVVSVVLNPPPLVDGPSPEAFLPRASAEWVIAAPWASEEQVRFEDAALIVDGIRIDGFEGFIRLKGGELFQVDRSKNNALLLVRIDLSSNRISQTSESGVGITAGLPDVDRISDTVLARLRSLRRANRLTSSHTPVSGFQVPMTASDKPVSTTGYYDAGLDRILYPRDLPDAVNTGIVLGAVIAEHAWFYHPDHPTLWRVDTLSGTVNHRYRLMNPAQGSRITGFESTVSGGLRVVQDVSGSGEADYSLEYLIDGAALTFTHFNARGHSEDLLQRTLDYWKQPLSQLTQPRPYADDAAEMSTSLSIWKAAPFIELRCFDHGEFAYSGWLRLHDNQFILNYFDVVQRTMLMWDRVDNQDAIIYDKEAGALIRVALGRIDDAETVDDIIEDNVVELTSTAGRYVATKKDGRLFEVDRDGALRFIGVGQRWFELNPDWPDAMSELAQKHKAAPFAVIGLTRRDRPAFLAAWCIAGQMLLADVGDGGEMTLLATTPDAKAAWLFDRTAGRLYRQSLVDFEALGAAFAEGSRLSNPEHLPKAQPVWDQWQVSEVEARGQGLLVQTRDGVNLQLIDGQPAKVLGVETRWSELDRPTDARLRDRLRALVSTCPHAAFMPVGERDGFYRYYVPESDQLFDVIKPSDGQWPVFLGLESESLPLVYDPVDNIVFTPRPEPTPSVSIWMQDCLAQRQEEVMSIASRSDFPGSQVVVPLGVEKLLLTFGAPQQVCRLTDEDWQRMDCIVLECQPSPDIQRSGAPRLFLEMSANERLLLTIRDGQLMLIDPDNAHSLIVRDVYASEGGPVIAMEIVVRTATGDHRFSLEQLLHKVMTDQVDKGHVDMKALIATSESFTD, from the coding sequence ATGGATGTTGAAAGTTTAATTGGTTTGCCTTCGAAGACCGAATTCAATCATATAAAGAATGCATTTGCCGCGTATTCGGCGAGCGCCGAATACGCGGCGCTCGAACACTATTATCAGTTGGCCACCGCAACGAATCAGCCTGTGGAACAGCAGTTGCCAGTCAAACTATTCCTCGAAACCTTTGAATCGTTGACCGGGCGAATGAAGGGGCCGGTATCACCGGTCATCGAGCGGGCGCACGCGCGTATTCAGAACTACGCTTCGCGACTTGGCGCAACGGTTTCAGTATTTTCAGGTGTCGCTCGGACCGTTCCGAAGATCATGCACTTCGTCTGGGTGGGCGGCAGTGAAGTCGGTCACATCCAGCGCGACTACATGAATATCTGGCGCGCCGTGCTGGGCCCGGAGAATTACCAATTCAATCTCTGGTACGACAGCGATGCGTTGCTGGCTTTCGAGATGAACCGCGTCATTCTCGACAGTGCCAGGGCGCATGCGATGGAGTCCGGCGCAGATCAGGTCAGCAAACCTTCGCAGATGGCACAAATGATTGAAGACCGCGCGCGCGTCTTGAAGCTCCAGATGGCGGATTACATCAGCCAGCCGCAGTGGGCCGGACGCAGGGATGACGCCCGCATCCAGTTAATGGTCAGCGCATATGGCAAGGACCGCAAGGTGCTGGAGGCATTCCGTCAGAAATGCCTGGATACGCATCTGGCGATGGCCGGTGATGATCTGCGAGTGCGTGACGCTGGCCGCGAGTTTGCCGGACATTTCCTGCAGGATGTCTATCAGCGGGAAATCGGCCTGCGCGGAAATTTCGCGGCAGCCAGTGATGTCGTCAGGTTGCAGGCCGGGTTTCTGGAGGGCGGCCGCTACAGTGACATGGACTATCTGCCTCCGTTTGTCGACAAGCTGGGCGGCGTGGACATCAGCCAGTTCAGCGAAGAGGCGAAGGTGGGCGTGCTGCAGCTTCTGCTCAATGAGGATGCTTCGTTGATGCCGGGCAGGGATCGGTCTCGCTACAAGGACAGAACCGACAAAATTCCTGCGCAAGATAAAGAAAAACTTTTAGCGTTTGCCCGTGAGAAGCCCGGCGTGTCCGGAATATTCATTGCCCCGCAGGACAGCCCGGTTCCGCAGGATGCCATTCGCCTGGGCACCGCGAAAGGTCTTGCGAGCAATGGGGAAATGAACGCGCATTTTCTGGCCCAGCCGCGCAGCGGGATGACCATGGCCTACATGCAGGCGATCCGTCTGAATTATGACTGCCTGTATGAGGTCGAGCGTCGTCTGGACGCAATGGGTATCGCGGCGTCGGATGAAAGCCGTGTTATCAGCGTCATTCAGAACGTCGTCAATGAAAAACAGGCGGAGGGAAGATTTCCCGGTTCAAAGAATCACTTTTCATCGGCCAATCTGATTGAAGCCATTGCTACGTATTATCAAGACGGCATTCGCATCGGCGCACGAGGAACTGTCACGCTGACCGGGCCAGGCAGCGCGGCGACAGGAGTGACAAAGTATATAGAAGACAAATTATTGCCCGATCATGTCGATGATGTGCGTAAACATCTCAAGTTACTGGACAGCTACAACGTCTACACCGAAGAGGAAATGATCTCTGGCTGGACCGTCAATGATGATCCCGAACAGTGGCTGACGAAAGAACACAACAAGTGGAAAGATGGAAAACTCCTGTCACGTTACGGCGCCAACCTGACGGAGTTGCTCAATGAGCACCATATGACATTCAAGCAGGGCTGGCCGGTCATCGAAGGCAAACCGGTGTTCTTGACCGATGTCTTGCAGAAACTGATGAATGATCTGGGCGACCCCTTCATCAAGGCAATGCGCGACAAACTGAGTGGCGAAATCAATGTCGGCAGGCGAATCGATCTGGGTCAGGATGTTCGACAGCAAATTCTCGCGCAACCTGACAGCCTCATTCCGCCTTCGCATGGGGAGCAGGCTGCCGACAATTTCAATGATTTTCTGACAAGGCTTGCCCGGGGTTCGCTTGAACTCGATCAGTTGAGCCCGTTGCAGAGAGCTGTTATCGGCGGTTTGTTCTCGGCATCGCGTGTGGATGTGGAAGGCTTTTCCGAGGCGTGGCAAAAAGTCCGGGCTGTGGCGCGGGATACCGTCGATGAAGGCTTTTTCAAACGCTACAACGCTATCGAGAAGATCCTTTACGAACGCAGCGCTCCGGCTTTTCAGGCCGGTTTTGCCCAAGGGGCCACATCTGGTGCAGAGAGCGCAGGTGAGTTGAAGGTCCGCGCACTGGCCGAACCGCTGACCTTGTACCAGTGGGGACAGCGCATCGCGCAAATCAACGGCGCCGCGCGCCGTGACTATCAGACGAAAATCCTCAAGAACGCTGTGCAGATCCGCGAGCAGTTCTTCAAGGCCGGGGCCTCTTCGGCACGGCAGGTTCCTCAGGATCTGTTGCGGCTGGGCACCGGCGATCCCGGCCGCCGCTGCTATCCCTTGGCATTGCTGATGGCCGCTGCGCTGGGGCTCGGAGACGAGGCCGAGCGTGCGCTGATCGGCCGGATTGCCAATGCCAGTCTCGATCCCGCTGATGCCGAGTCCCGGACCATGTTTGCCGCACTGGATGACTTGTCGGCTGTTGCAACGACCGAGATCGGACATTCGAACGGAGCACTTGGGCTTGACGTGATCGTCCGCAATCTGGAGGCGAAAGCCGGATCCGCCGTCTACCTGCTCGATACGGGTAAGCATGCATTGCTGGTGGCCAGGGTTCAGGTTGACGGAAAACCGTCCTATCGCTTTTTCGACCCGAATTATGCGATTTACGGATTCTCTCGGGTGGATCAACTCCAGCGAGCCATACAGGGTCACCTCGCCAGTGACGGTGATTTGGCAGCGCTCTACGGTCTGGCCGGTTCGACGGACTCCGTGTTCACGGTGATCGAGCTGGATACGAAGGCGATTGCCGACAAGGTATTGCCTTCGAAACTGCTCGTGAACGACCTTCTGAAGAGCGAACGGGTTACCGCCGGCCGAACGGTTTCCGTATGGGATGAACAGGCATCGGCACGCATGCGCTCGCTTTCGGAAAACGTGCGGATGGGAGAGGGCCTGGCGCAACTTGACGCACGCCACCAGGCAGGCGAGTTCGAAGAGGCGACCCGGCGCTTGCGCAGTGACAGCCAGCTTGGGGAGCAATACCTGCCATTGCTCGAGACGGTGAGGGAAACGTCGAAGTCGCACTACACGCTGACGATGGTTGACGCCCGTCACCCCCAGGTCTCGGTCGAGGTCAGTACCGTCGATTCACGGTTCATCAAACTCGCAAGACACATCAGGCGTCTGGCAAACACGCTGGCGGGTCCGGCGCGAGGCCCGGTGGAGACCGACGGCGGCAGCCGTTTGAGTTTTGCCTTCGCTATCCAGGCCATCATCAATGAGATGCGCAGTCGAGAGTATCAACGTCAGGGGGGGCAGATTCCCGCGCTGACGACCGCTCTGCAGGTCCAGGCTTATGTGAGTTATGCGCAACTGAGTTTTGGTGTCGTGACAGACGCACTGCAGATGGTCAGTCTGGTGCGACAAGTGGCGGCCAGTGAACAGGCGCTCGCAGCAGGTCATGCGTCGCTTTCCTCGCGGTTGCTGGGGCGTGCCGCGTCGGGAGTGGGCCTGGGATTTTCGGCGGTCAACATCGGTTTCGATATCCATGGCCTGACCGTGGCCACCACTGATGAGCAACGCTCGCGACTGGCCACCCAGCTTGCATTCAATGGAGCGGCGCTGGGTCTGGATATAGCGGCGCTGGCGGTCGGCGGTACGGTGGGATCGGTGGCGGCAGTGCTGTCGATTCCGTTGCTGGGCATCGGTATCGGTGCAGCGGCCATTGCCAGCAACCTGGGACAAATCAGTGACAAGGCCAGAGCGGTCGGACGTCACTTGTTTCTGATCAATGAAGCCTATACGGAGGCAGGACACAGGATCGAGGAGGGTGTCCTGCGTTTCGAACCCGAAGCCGTCATCACAGAGCTGGATCTGCGGCGGGGCAGCGTGGCATTCGATAGCCAGAAGTTCTTCGCGACGATCTTTCAGACTGTGGGGCTTCCCTCCTTCGATGCAAGAGAGCAGGAAAGGCACCGGGCGATCAATATTCGCGAAGCGCTGCGTCTGCCATCGACGTTGAGAATCGACCGGCAGAAACAGGTCAATGCAGTCGTCTTGCCCTGCACGCCAGGCTGTTACTACGGATACGAATACCAATTGGGTTCGTCGGGTTTCTCCCCGGACGAGGATATCTCCGAACGCTTGAAAACCTATCAGCGGTTCTGGGATTACGGGGATTATTCGCTGCCGGTCGCGCAAGACGGCAGCGGGCTGCGCACGTCCTATCCCAATATCATCGACGGATGGAAGGAACGACTGGAGTTCGATGAGCGGGGCGAGCAACGGTTGCAGTTCTTTTCCACGGCCCCGTTCCCCCATGTCCTCTACAAATTGCATCCGTTCAACACGCCGACCGCTATCCGCGTGCGCCTGGATGAACACTGTCGACAACTGGTCGTACCTCAATTGCCGGCCGAATGGAAAAACCTGATTTCCTATGAAATCACCGCCCATTCTGGACAAGTGCTGCTGACGCTCAGTCCGGGCGTGGTGTCGGTTGTCCTCAATCCGCCGCCTCTCGTTGACGGCCCCTCCCCTGAGGCGTTTTTGCCTCGTGCCTCGGCCGAGTGGGTGATTGCCGCGCCTTGGGCGAGTGAGGAGCAGGTTCGGTTCGAGGACGCGGCACTTATCGTCGATGGCATCCGGATCGATGGCTTTGAAGGTTTTATACGGCTCAAGGGCGGCGAACTGTTTCAGGTGGATCGCAGCAAAAACAATGCGTTGTTGCTGGTTCGCATCGATCTGAGCAGCAACAGGATCTCGCAAACAAGTGAGTCCGGTGTCGGTATCACCGCCGGGCTGCCGGACGTGGACCGGATTTCCGATACCGTTCTGGCAAGACTCAGGAGCCTGCGCCGCGCGAATCGGCTGACCTCGTCGCACACGCCGGTGTCTGGTTTTCAGGTGCCTATGACTGCCTCCGACAAACCCGTTTCGACCACCGGCTACTACGACGCCGGACTGGATCGCATTCTGTATCCGCGCGATCTGCCGGACGCGGTGAATACAGGCATCGTTCTGGGAGCCGTCATTGCAGAGCACGCGTGGTTCTATCACCCGGATCATCCGACCCTGTGGCGTGTCGATACCCTCTCTGGAACGGTCAATCATCGCTATCGCCTGATGAATCCTGCGCAAGGTTCAAGAATCACCGGTTTCGAAAGCACGGTCAGCGGAGGGCTGCGTGTCGTTCAGGATGTCTCCGGCTCGGGTGAGGCCGACTATTCGTTGGAGTACCTGATTGATGGAGCGGCGTTGACATTCACACACTTCAACGCCCGGGGACATTCCGAAGATTTGCTTCAACGCACGCTCGATTACTGGAAGCAACCTCTGAGTCAGTTAACGCAACCCCGGCCGTATGCCGATGACGCTGCCGAAATGTCCACGTCGCTGAGCATCTGGAAAGCCGCGCCGTTTATCGAGTTACGCTGTTTTGACCACGGTGAGTTTGCTTACTCCGGATGGCTTCGGCTGCATGACAACCAATTCATTCTCAATTATTTCGATGTCGTGCAGCGGACGATGTTGATGTGGGACCGGGTCGACAATCAGGACGCGATTATTTATGACAAGGAAGCTGGAGCGCTGATTAGAGTGGCGCTCGGCCGGATAGATGATGCAGAGACGGTTGACGACATTATCGAAGACAATGTCGTCGAGCTGACTTCTACCGCAGGTCGTTACGTTGCTACCAAAAAGGACGGGCGTCTGTTCGAGGTCGACAGGGACGGCGCGCTGCGGTTCATCGGCGTGGGTCAGCGCTGGTTCGAATTGAATCCCGACTGGCCGGACGCAATGTCTGAACTGGCTCAAAAGCATAAGGCCGCACCCTTTGCCGTGATCGGTCTGACGCGCCGGGACCGTCCTGCATTTCTGGCAGCGTGGTGCATCGCCGGGCAAATGCTACTGGCAGACGTCGGCGACGGCGGGGAAATGACTTTGCTTGCGACGACACCTGATGCGAAGGCGGCCTGGTTGTTCGACCGTACGGCAGGCCGACTCTATCGCCAGAGCCTCGTCGACTTCGAAGCGCTGGGGGCCGCCTTTGCCGAAGGCTCGCGCCTGTCGAATCCGGAGCATTTGCCGAAGGCACAGCCGGTATGGGATCAGTGGCAGGTTTCAGAGGTCGAGGCCCGGGGGCAAGGGTTGCTGGTGCAGACGCGGGACGGTGTGAACCTGCAATTGATTGATGGCCAGCCGGCCAAAGTTCTCGGTGTCGAGACTCGCTGGTCCGAACTCGATCGCCCCACCGATGCCCGGCTTCGCGATCGCCTGCGAGCGCTGGTCTCGACCTGTCCACATGCTGCTTTCATGCCGGTTGGAGAGAGGGATGGATTCTATCGATACTATGTCCCCGAGTCCGATCAACTGTTCGACGTCATCAAACCGTCCGACGGGCAATGGCCGGTGTTTTTGGGCCTTGAAAGTGAATCGCTGCCGCTGGTGTACGACCCCGTGGATAACATTGTCTTCACGCCACGCCCTGAGCCGACCCCGTCAGTCTCGATCTGGATGCAGGACTGTCTGGCACAGAGGCAGGAGGAGGTCATGTCCATTGCGTCCCGCAGTGACTTTCCAGGTTCACAGGTGGTTGTGCCCCTTGGCGTTGAAAAGCTGTTGCTGACGTTCGGCGCGCCGCAGCAGGTCTGTCGCCTGACCGACGAAGACTGGCAGCGCATGGACTGCATCGTGCTTGAATGCCAGCCGTCCCCGGACATTCAGCGTTCCGGGGCGCCCAGGCTGTTTCTGGAGATGTCGGCGAACGAACGGCTGTTGCTGACAATAAGGGACGGGCAACTCATGTTGATCGATCCAGACAACGCTCACAGTCTGATAGTGCGCGATGTATATGCCTCGGAAGGCGGGCCGGTCATTGCGATGGAGATCGTTGTCAGGACCGCAACGGGTGACCACCGGTTCAGCCTTGAACAGCTGCTGCACAAGGTCATGACTGATCAGGTCGACAAAGGCCACGTGGACATGAAGGCGTTGATCGCAACGAGCGAATCGTTCACTGACTGA
- the cobJ gene encoding precorrin-3B C(17)-methyltransferase — protein sequence MNHSTPGIVILGQGALATARRLQQVYPGAKIHGLNGRVEGADLTYSEFGATLRALYQQDTPIIALCAAGIIIRTLAPLLLEKGNEPPVLAVAEDGSAVVPLLGGLGGVNVMAREIAAALEVAAAITTSGELRFGTCLLNPPGGYALGDLEQGKRFVSDLLAGHSVRIDGAAPWLEQAQLPEDPLAQRSIHVSSAAREASASELLIYPRSVAVAVGADVADLPDAIRKALQQSGVAIQSLACLVAADIQMASPALREAALELGVPLRFVAPASDIAELSRNAVPDARIITTSHDLAIAVAEQPLDVSQVGRPRGRLAVIGLGPGAAELMVPAVKAELARATDVLGYETYVRMAGPFRADQVQHCTDNREEMQRARHAFRLAAQGRSVIVVSSGDPGVFAMAAAVLEALHESTDPAWHSVDLEILPGVSASLATAAQAGAPLGHDFCVMSLSDNLKPWSIIEKRLDLAAEADLALAFYNPISRARPWQLGRALEIVAQHRTPQTPVVLGRDIGRPGQTLRVTTLGAVTPEQVDMRTMVLIGSSTTCTFARAEGGEWVYTPRWYGEKPMG from the coding sequence ATGAACCATTCCACACCGGGCATCGTCATTCTCGGCCAGGGCGCGCTCGCTACGGCCCGTCGCCTTCAGCAGGTCTATCCGGGCGCAAAGATTCACGGGCTCAATGGACGCGTCGAAGGCGCGGACCTGACTTACAGCGAATTCGGCGCGACCCTGCGCGCGCTGTATCAACAGGACACGCCGATCATTGCCCTGTGCGCGGCCGGCATCATCATCCGCACCCTGGCGCCGCTGCTACTGGAGAAAGGCAACGAGCCACCGGTGCTCGCCGTGGCTGAGGACGGCAGTGCCGTGGTGCCGCTGCTCGGTGGCCTCGGCGGGGTGAATGTCATGGCCCGCGAGATCGCGGCTGCGCTTGAAGTGGCAGCGGCGATCACCACCAGCGGCGAGTTGCGCTTCGGCACCTGCCTGCTCAACCCGCCCGGCGGTTATGCCCTCGGCGATCTCGAGCAGGGCAAGCGTTTTGTCTCCGACCTGCTCGCCGGCCACAGCGTGCGCATCGACGGCGCTGCGCCGTGGCTTGAGCAGGCGCAACTGCCGGAAGATCCACTGGCGCAGCGCTCGATTCATGTCAGCAGCGCAGCCCGAGAAGCGAGCGCCAGTGAGTTGCTGATTTATCCACGCAGTGTGGCGGTGGCGGTCGGTGCCGATGTGGCCGATCTGCCGGATGCGATTCGCAAAGCGCTGCAGCAGTCTGGTGTGGCAATTCAATCGCTGGCCTGTCTGGTGGCGGCGGACATTCAGATGGCCAGCCCGGCATTGCGAGAAGCCGCGCTTGAGCTGGGAGTGCCGCTGCGCTTTGTCGCGCCGGCGAGTGACATCGCTGAACTGTCTCGCAATGCAGTCCCTGATGCCCGGATCATCACCACATCCCATGACCTCGCCATCGCCGTGGCCGAACAACCGCTGGATGTTTCGCAGGTTGGCCGTCCACGCGGACGTCTGGCCGTCATCGGTCTCGGGCCAGGTGCAGCCGAGCTGATGGTGCCGGCGGTAAAAGCCGAACTGGCCCGGGCCACCGACGTGCTGGGTTACGAAACCTACGTGCGCATGGCCGGCCCGTTTCGCGCCGATCAGGTGCAGCATTGCACCGACAACCGAGAAGAGATGCAGCGTGCCCGTCACGCTTTCAGGCTGGCCGCTCAGGGCCGTTCGGTGATTGTGGTTTCGTCCGGTGATCCGGGCGTGTTCGCCATGGCGGCGGCAGTGCTCGAAGCGTTGCACGAGTCGACGGACCCGGCGTGGCACAGCGTCGATCTGGAAATTCTGCCGGGCGTGTCCGCCTCGCTCGCCACCGCCGCTCAGGCCGGTGCACCGTTGGGTCACGACTTTTGCGTGATGTCGCTGTCGGACAACCTCAAGCCGTGGTCGATCATTGAGAAACGGCTGGATCTGGCCGCCGAAGCGGATCTGGCGCTGGCGTTCTACAACCCGATCTCCCGCGCCCGTCCGTGGCAACTGGGGCGAGCGCTGGAAATCGTCGCGCAACACCGCACACCGCAAACGCCAGTGGTGCTGGGCCGCGATATCGGTCGGCCGGGGCAGACGTTGCGGGTGACGACGCTCGGCGCAGTGACGCCGGAGCAGGTGGACATGCGCACGATGGTGCTGATCGGTTCGTCCACGACCTGCACCTTTGCTCGCGCCGAAGGTGGCGAGTGGGTGTACACCCCACGTTGGTACGGTGAAAAGCCAATGGGCTGA
- a CDS encoding precorrin-2 C(20)-methyltransferase: MMQAQGRLIGLGVGPGDPELITVKALRLLRESPVVAYFVAKGKKGNAFGIIEAHLQDAQNLLPLVYPVTTEVLPAPLSYEQVISDFYDEAAEEVAAHLDAGRDVAVICEGDPFFYGSYMYLHDRLAGRYEAEVVPGVCSMLGGASVLGAPLVYRNQSLSVLSGVLPHDELKRRLADADAAVIMKLGRNFPKVREVLAELGLAERALYVERATMANQKIVPLDEVEPMSSPYFSLIIVPGERWQG, from the coding sequence ATGATGCAGGCTCAAGGACGTTTGATTGGCCTGGGCGTGGGCCCCGGTGATCCGGAACTGATTACCGTCAAGGCCCTGCGCCTGCTGCGCGAATCGCCGGTGGTGGCGTACTTCGTGGCCAAGGGCAAGAAGGGCAACGCGTTCGGCATCATCGAAGCGCATCTGCAGGACGCGCAGAACCTGCTGCCGCTGGTGTACCCGGTGACCACCGAAGTGCTGCCGGCGCCGCTGTCCTACGAGCAAGTGATCAGCGACTTCTACGATGAAGCGGCAGAGGAAGTGGCCGCGCATCTGGATGCCGGTCGCGACGTGGCGGTGATCTGCGAAGGTGATCCGTTCTTCTACGGCTCTTACATGTACCTGCACGATCGTCTCGCCGGCCGCTATGAAGCCGAAGTGGTGCCGGGCGTCTGCTCGATGCTCGGCGGCGCTTCGGTGCTGGGCGCGCCGCTGGTGTATCGCAATCAGAGCCTGTCGGTGTTGTCCGGCGTGCTGCCTCATGACGAGCTCAAGCGTCGTCTGGCCGATGCCGACGCGGCGGTGATCATGAAGCTGGGGCGCAACTTCCCGAAGGTGCGCGAGGTGTTGGCGGAACTGGGCCTCGCCGAGCGTGCGCTGTATGTCGAGCGCGCGACCATGGCCAATCAGAAGATCGTGCCGCTGGATGAGGTCGAGCCGATGTCGTCGCCATACTTCTCGCTGATCATTGTTCCTGGCGAACGGTGGCAAGGCTGA
- a CDS encoding precorrin-8X methylmutase: MLDYIRDGQEIYRNSFAIIRSEANLARIPADLEKLAVRVIHACGMVEAIDGLQFSEGAGKAGRDALAAGAPILCDARMVSEGVTRARLPANNEVICTLRDDSVPGLARELGNTRSAAALELWRPHLEGSVVVIGNAPTALFYLLEMLDAGAPKPALILGFPVGFVGAAESKAELAANSRGVPFVIMEGRLGGSAMAAAAVNALATEIE, translated from the coding sequence ATGCTTGATTACATCCGCGACGGTCAGGAGATCTATCGCAACTCCTTCGCGATCATTCGCAGCGAGGCCAACCTCGCGCGCATTCCGGCCGACCTGGAAAAACTCGCGGTGCGGGTGATCCACGCCTGCGGCATGGTCGAGGCGATCGACGGGCTTCAGTTTTCCGAAGGCGCGGGCAAGGCCGGGCGCGATGCGCTGGCCGCCGGTGCGCCGATCCTGTGCGATGCGCGGATGGTTTCAGAGGGCGTGACCCGTGCGCGCCTGCCGGCCAACAACGAAGTGATCTGCACCTTGCGCGATGACAGCGTGCCGGGGCTGGCGCGCGAGCTGGGCAACACCCGCTCGGCAGCCGCTCTGGAGCTGTGGCGTCCGCATCTGGAAGGCAGCGTGGTGGTGATCGGCAACGCGCCGACCGCGCTGTTCTATCTGCTGGAAATGCTCGATGCCGGCGCCCCGAAACCGGCGTTGATCCTCGGCTTCCCGGTGGGCTTCGTCGGCGCTGCCGAGTCCAAGGCCGAGCTGGCTGCCAACAGCCGTGGCGTGCCGTTCGTGATCATGGAGGGCCGCCTCGGCGGCAGCGCCATGGCCGCCGCTGCGGTCAATGCCCTCGCCACGGAGATCGAATGA